Below is a window of Janthinobacterium lividum DNA.
TTACCGCCATGCATGGTGATCACGGAGGCGAACGGCGACGTGGCGGCCAGCAGCCGCTGCGCCGCCAGGTTCATGAAAACCAGCCGCAGGCAGGCGTCGACCAGCAAGATGGCGCGCGGCAATGCATCGAGCGCTTCCCAGGCCAGCGCGCCATGGGCCTGGGCTTGCTGCGCCGTATCGCGCAGGCGGAACACATTCGGCAGATGATCGAGCACGCGCTGCAGCTGCCTGCGCGTGTTCCGATCATAGGGGCCCTGGCCGGCGGCGCGGTGCGCGGACAGAATGGTGAGCGCACCGTTGTCGCGCACGACGCCGCTGCATGAATAGCGCACGCCTGCGCGCAAATAGAAGTCCTGGAAATACTCGCTGCGCGCCACGGCCTGCTCGCTGAAATAATCTTGCATCAGATGCATGCGCCCGGGTGGCGCGCGCGTGAGAACCGCATAACCGGGATCAAGCGTGTGATAGTAGCGGCGGTAACCGTGCTCCCACGCTTGTTCGTCCAGGCCCGTGACACAGGCGCGTGACGGCGCCATCCCCGCTTCCGCTTTCAGAAAACAGCAGGCTACGTCGCCACCGGCAAGCCGCGCGAATGCGCGCAGGGCCGCGTCCCACTGCGCCGGCTCCAGTGCCGCCCGGTAAAAGGCGGCAATGACGGGATCCGCATCCTCATTGTCCATCCGCCCCCCTGCCTGAAAAAAATCGGCAAACCGGTGCCGCGTCCTTCACTTGAAGGATGCGCGGCAGCAGCCCGGCACGCACCATGGCATCGATGGCGCCTGCCATGCGCACCGCCATCGCCCGTGCTTTTCCAACTTCGCCCTCACCAAGGAGTAACATCATGCTTACAATCGATACCGGTCGCCGCATCCTCCCCCTGGTTCGCCCCTTGCGCCTGGCAGCCGGCGCCTCCGCCCTGCTGGCGCTGTCCGCATGCGCCAACCTGAACACCATCCACCGCACGACTGACTTGCCGGACGACGGCAAGGCCATCCACCTCGATGCGGCCCAACGCGTGATCCATGTCACGAAAGACGGCAAGGCCTGCGCCGAACCCACGCCGGATGCCCTGCAATCGTACGCTTCCGCATTCGGCGGCACGCTCAGCGCTGGTCCCGATGGCGCCTCCATCTCGAATGCCCTGCGCGCCAATGCCGCCAGCGTGGGACTGCACTCCCAAAGCATTACCCTGATGCGTCAGCAACTGTTCAACATCTGCGAATATGCACAAAACAAATGGCTCAATGACGCGGACGTCATGCTGCTCATGGAGCGTTCGCAAGACCTCACGCTGGGTATCCTGGCCATCGAGCAACTGACCGGCGCCGTGGTAGCGCGCCAGCCCGTACTGTCGGATCATGCCGACGTGGCCGCAGTGGCGAAACAGCGCCTGCAGGCATCCCAGGACGCCCTGGCAACGCAAGCCAAACTCGATCTCGCGATCAAGAAAGAACAAGCCATGCAAACCAATGCCGATGCGCAAGCCATGTCAGCGACCCCGCCCACGGCCGGCATGGCTACGTCGGCAAGCCAGGAAGTCCACATGCTTAAGACAACGCACGACGGCGCAAGTTCTGCCGGCGCCAGCATGGCATTGGCGCAGGCACGTGCCGAGCGGGCCGAGCTCGAAGAACAGTTGGCAGACCATCTGGCGCAAAGCCAGGGCGGCGCAAACGCTGGCAACGGCATGCCCGCGCCGCTGTATGCCAGCACCATCAATGCCAGCACGGCAGCGCACCTGGCCAAGGCCAGCACCGATATCGTCAGCATGATTTTGAAGAAGGGGCACTTGACCGATATGTGCATCACCTTCATCAATCATCCGAAGAAGTCCGTGGAGATGTGGGAGCACTACAAGGAAGTGATGAACCAATGCAAGGCGGTGCTGAAGGCGGACTTACTCCCCGGCACTACTCAGCCATATAGCGTCACCATGCGCATGCCCACGGATGACATGACACCCTTGCCTGATGCGGAGAACTGGACGCCCGTTCTTACTCCAAAGAAACGCAAGTCAGGCGCCGGTACGGCACTGTCCGAAAGCGGCCAGGCGAAAGACTAGGCGCGAATGGCGGCACAAGGCGGATCTGCTTGCCTCGTCCGCAACACCTTGTACTTCCGGCTGCCACGCATAGGCGAATAATATGCTTGCATTAGCACTTTCGTACACTTTCCGCATATCGATATGCGCATCGATTCGTGGTCAAAAGCGTGCGCGCGCCGTACTCTGGCCTTGTCGCGCCGCACGGCGTATTACGGGCACAAAGGAAATATCATGGCTATCTCGGAAGTGAATGTACGCAACCAGTTTCGCGGCAAGATCAAGGAAATCATCTTTGGCCCCGTGGTGTCGGAAGTAGATGTGGAAACGCCGCACGGCATCGTCACGTCGGTGATCACCTCGCGCTCGATCAAGGACCTGGACCTGAAAGTAGGCAGCGAAGTCATCGCCCTGGTGAAATCGACGGAAGTGTCGATCGCCAAGATCCAGTAAGCTTCCTCTTCCCATGCGCCGCGCCCTTGCCTTCCGGCAGCGGCGCGGCGTTTGCGTCAGGGCTTGATGTCAGGGCTTAATATATACATACCCTTCCTGCCACTGCAAGCGGCTCAGCTCGGCCACGCCCGAGGGCACGATGATGGCTTCGGGCAGCACGCGCTGGCGGTCGATGTTGCGTCCTTGCAAGGTGTTATTACAGACACGAAAGCTCACGCCCCGCTTGGCCAGCTCGCGCACCACCACGTCATACGGTGAACCATTTTTGTCGATGGCGCCGTCGAGCAGGAAATCGATACCGAGGCCATGTGCGACGAGCACGATGGTGGCTTGGGGGCTGGCGTCCAGGTGATTGCGGATATTCTTCAGCGCAGCCGTGGCATTGCTGGCGTCATTGACGTGGTACACCACCTTTTCCTCCTTTTGCGCTGCCGCGACGGCGCTGCAAGCGAGCAAGGAAAGAAGGATGGTGGAAAACCAGCGGCGCAAGATTGTCATGAGATGTCCATTTCAGTGATAGATTAAAAACATTGCCATCATATCAATCCCTGAACAAATAGGTAAACGTGCGGCTGACGGGCAGCTTTTCCGTGCTGCCGCGCAGCAGCACCTGCATGCGCTCGGCGTCGATGCGCTCGGCCGCCTCGATGGCTTTCACGTTGACCATGGTGCCGCGGTGGATTTGCCAGAACTGTTCCGGATCGAGGCCGCCCAATAAATCCTTCAGCGGCGTGCGCACCAGCGCTTCCGAGCCGGCCACCACGACGCGTGTGTACTTGGTGTCGGCCTGGAAGAACAGCACGTCGTCGATGTCGATCAGGCGGATCTGCTTGCCCACGCTGGCCTTGATCCATTTCAGTTTTTCGCGCGGCGGCGCCGGCAGCGCCGCGCGCAGCGACTGCAGCAGGTGCGCCATGTCCGCCGGCTGCGCGCCCAGCTTGTCGTGCAGACGGGCCAGCGCGCGCTGCAAGCGTTCGGCCTGCACGGGTTTCAGCAGATAATCGACGGCGCCCGCGTCGAACGCATCGACGGCATACTGGTCATACGCGGTGACAAACACCACATGCGCCCGGGTGCCGATGCGCTCGGCCACTTCCAGGCCCGACAGGCCCGGCATGCGGATGTCGAGGAAGACCACGTCCGGCTCGTGCTCGAGGAAACCGTCCCAGGCGTCGTTGCCGTTTTCCGCCACCAGCACGATGCGCGCTTCGGGCCAGGCCAGCGCCAGCATCGTCTGCAGGCGTTCGCGCATCAGGGGTTCGTCTTCGGCGATCAGGATGGTGGTGTTCATGCGGCGGGTTCCTTCGTATTCATCGGTAACACGATCTCGGCGAGCACGCCCTCCTCCTCGCCATTTTGCACGTCCAGACTGGCGGCGGCCGTGGCCAGCTGCAGCCGGCGGCGCACATTCTCCAGGCCCAGGCCACCGCCGGGTGCACTGGCCGCGCCCGGGCTCAGGCCCACACCCGTATCCTGCACGCGCAAGCGCATGGCGCCGTCCGCATCCAGCACGGCCGAGACAACGATCTCGCCCCCGCGCAGCGATGGTTCGATACCATGCTTGATGGCGTTTTCCACCAGGGTCAGCAGGATCATGCTGGGCACCTGTATCTGCGCCAAGCCGGGCGGCAAGTCGAGACGGAAGGACAGGCGTGCGCCCATGCGTACCTGCATCACTTGCAGATAGGCTTGCACCACGTCGAATTCCGTTTGCAAGGGCACGTGGTCGGCGCGCATCTCGGCCAGGCTGGCGCGCAAAAAGGCGATCAGGTTGGCAGTGAGCGCGGCCGCCTGTGCCGCGCCATGGGCGCCCTGCTCGGCCAGTTGCTGCACGGCGCCCAGGGTATTGAACAGGAAATGCGGCTCGATCTGCGCGCGCAGCAGCCGCAGCTGCGATTCGCTCAGTTCGCGCGCCAGACGGTCGCGTTCGGCATCCTGCTGCAACTGCAGGGCCAGCGCCTCGTACTGGCGGTTGCGCCAGATGGCCACGATGGTCATCGGCACCATATAGACCAGCCCGGCCGTCAGCGCGGCCCAGCCGCCTACGCGCGCGCCCCGTTCCAGCGCCACGCCGATGGAACTATTACCTTCCAGCATGGCGCGCAGCACGCCAATCGCCACACCTGCCAGGGAAGGCACCAGCAGCAGCAACAGCACCTTGAGCTTCCGCTGCGCCAGCTTGCGATAATTGAACCAGACGCCCATTACGCCCCAGGCCATCGCCAGGCCGAGAACATTGCTGAGCACCAAGGCCTTGGTCCAGCCCACTTTGTCGGGCAGCACCAAATGCAGCGCGACGCCGATAAGGCTGAACAACAGCATCAGCCTGGCCGCCGCAATATAAAAGCCGGCGCCGCGATATTTCAGCATGAAGTCATGAAACTGCTGGCGGTCGATCGGCGTCAGGGTGATCAGCCGCAACGCCACCCAGCGCCGCCAGCCATGCGGCAACTGGGCCGCCGTGTCCGGATGCGCGAGCACCCTGAGGGTTTCATCGTCGTAACAGCGATACCATCCGGCGAATTTTTTTCCACATGCTGCGATCTCCCAGTCGTGTCAATCAGGCATGAACGCAGTCTACGGCGCCCCTGTGGCAGGGCATAGCGTGGGGCGACGAAGCACGAAGCGGCAGGCACCAACGACGAAGCGCGCGGCGCCTGACCGACCAGAGTTGCCAATATTGCAGAAATAATACGAAGTTTCCAAGGCGAAATCAATAATTGCGTAACAATTTTCACTACGGCAAGATTAGCCCCATTTATTTGCCAAATTGGCCGCAACACCGCCTGTCGCGGGCCTGTACCGTAGACATCGCTTGATCTTTAATGGTATTGTTTAAGCTTGGCAAATATTGCCTCCGAGATACACGCCGCGTCCCCGCGCGGCCCGCTTCCGGATTTGCGCGCAGCGCCCACGATGGCGCCCCAAAACTGCTTTCCCATTACAATCCCATGCTCAAAAAAATGTTCGCCGCGGTGCTGATGACGCTTTCGACAGCGGCCATCGCCGTGCCCTTCGGTTCCCAGTCGATACTGGTGGTCGAAGATGGCACAGGCAAAGTCTTGCTTGAAAAGAATTCCAACGTGGTGGTGCCCATCGCCTCGCTGACCAAACTCATGACGGCCATGGTCGTGCTCGACTCCAAGGCGAACATGCAGGAAGAGATCAGCATCGACCGCGAGGATGTCGACACCTTGAAACACAGCACCTCGCGCGTGCCCGTGGGCGCCACCCTGAGCCGCCACGACGTGCTGCAACTGGCGCTGATGTCATCCGACAACCGCGCCGCCGCCTCGCTGGCGCGCACCTTCCCCGGCGGCCCGACTGCGTTTGCCGTGGCCGTCAACGCCAAGATCAAGGCCCTGGGCATGCGCCAGACCGTGATCGAAGAGCCGACGGGCCTGTCGCCGAATAACCAGTCGACGGCAGCGGACCTCGTCAAGATGGCCGTGGCCGCCTCGCGCTACCCGGAAATCAGCCGCATCACCACCGATTCGAAGGACGTGATCCAGATCAAGGGGCGCGATGTGGAATACCACAACACGAACCGCCTGGTGGGTGCCAAGGGCTGGGACATCGGCCTGTCGAAGACGGGCTACACGAATGAAGCGGGACGTTGCCTGATCATGCGCATCAAGTCGGCCGGCAAGTTTGCCACCATGATCCTGCTCAACGCGCGCGCCAATTCCGTGCGCGCCATGGACGCCGTCAACATCCGCCGCATGCTGGCGGCCGAGAACGGCATCGAAGAGCCGAAAGTGATGCGCGCATCCGTCAGCCGGCACAAAAAGGCGCCGGCGAAACCATCGAAACGCCGCCGCGCAAAATAATTATTTCGCTTGCCGGTTGGTCATCACCACGCCCGCTATCGTCACCGCGCCGCCCACCAGCATCGAGACCAGCACCGGCTCGCCCAAGAGCGCCGCAGCCAGCACGATGCCGAACACGGGCACGAGGTTGTTGAACACGGCCGTGCGCGACGGGCCCAGCGCTTTCACGCCTTCGTAATACCAGACAAAGCCGATCACCGTGCCGAACACGCCCAGGTAGCCGATGGCAGCCCATACTTGCCAGCCAAAGCTGTGCCATGGCACGGTGGGGAACTCCACCACCGCCCCCACCAGCAAAAAGGCCAGGCCCCACATAGCCGCATACGTGGTGGCCGCAATCGGGCTCAAGCCCTTCAGCGCGACCCGGCCGATCAGGGTGTAGGCAGCCCAGCTGGAAATGCCGCAGAACATGAACACTTCGCCCATGCCGATGCCGCCGCCCTTGCCATGCAGCACGCCGGCGAGATCGCCGCGCGTGATGACGATGGCCGTGCCGCAAAACGCCAGCATGATGCCCAGCCACTTGAAGGAACCGAGCCGTTCGCGGAACAGCATGGCCGAGGCCAGCGCCGTGACGATGGGATTCAAGGCCACGAACAGGGCCGTGCGCCCCGCCGGCATGCGCGACAGGGCCGCCAGGAAGCACAGGTTATACAAAAAGATGCCCGTCAGGCCGAGCGCCGCCGTCGTCATCAATTGCTTGCGGTCCAGGCGCGGCAAGCCCCCTTCGAGTTTCCAGGCCAGCACGACCAGCAGCAGTACGGCCACGCCGAAGCGTCCGCTGGCAGCCGTCATGGGCGGCATCTGCTGCGCCAGCACGCGCCCCGCGATAAAGGTGCCACCCCAGAACAGGGCAACGAAAATCAATTTGAGGTAGACGAGCGGCGATTGCACGGAAGGCAAGGCGGCTGAAGGTATGGCGGAAGAAGACATGGAATATCCTGTGTGGCCGCTTGTGCGGCGGGTGGTGTGCATGCGTTACACTTATATATTAATACTAATATCAACTCATGAAATAATGAGTAAATACTCATACATCAAAGAAACCACACCATGACCTTCACGCAACTGGAAATTTTTACCCTGGTG
It encodes the following:
- a CDS encoding LuxR family transcriptional regulator, producing the protein MDNEDADPVIAAFYRAALEPAQWDAALRAFARLAGGDVACCFLKAEAGMAPSRACVTGLDEQAWEHGYRRYYHTLDPGYAVLTRAPPGRMHLMQDYFSEQAVARSEYFQDFYLRAGVRYSCSGVVRDNGALTILSAHRAAGQGPYDRNTRRQLQRVLDHLPNVFRLRDTAQQAQAHGALAWEALDALPRAILLVDACLRLVFMNLAAQRLLAATSPFASVITMHGGKVAVRVTQLQQQLGQRVRQVCVGLACHCPAPLYASDGDGRPALEIGILPLPVRIGQAGGNGASLAMLALRPLFRAGRRHWPSTAERPCGLTGAEWALALALADGIEAAEYAQRKGVRISTVRSQIQAILAKTGTHRSSEIASLFSALEWQAGAQP
- a CDS encoding TOBE domain-containing protein, whose amino-acid sequence is MAISEVNVRNQFRGKIKEIIFGPVVSEVDVETPHGIVTSVITSRSIKDLDLKVGSEVIALVKSTEVSIAKIQ
- a CDS encoding DsrE family protein gives rise to the protein MTILRRWFSTILLSLLACSAVAAAQKEEKVVYHVNDASNATAALKNIRNHLDASPQATIVLVAHGLGIDFLLDGAIDKNGSPYDVVVRELAKRGVSFRVCNNTLQGRNIDRQRVLPEAIIVPSGVAELSRLQWQEGYVYIKP
- a CDS encoding LytTR family DNA-binding domain-containing protein, which encodes MNTTILIAEDEPLMRERLQTMLALAWPEARIVLVAENGNDAWDGFLEHEPDVVFLDIRMPGLSGLEVAERIGTRAHVVFVTAYDQYAVDAFDAGAVDYLLKPVQAERLQRALARLHDKLGAQPADMAHLLQSLRAALPAPPREKLKWIKASVGKQIRLIDIDDVLFFQADTKYTRVVVAGSEALVRTPLKDLLGGLDPEQFWQIHRGTMVNVKAIEAAERIDAERMQVLLRGSTEKLPVSRTFTYLFRD
- a CDS encoding histidine kinase, giving the protein MLAHPDTAAQLPHGWRRWVALRLITLTPIDRQQFHDFMLKYRGAGFYIAAARLMLLFSLIGVALHLVLPDKVGWTKALVLSNVLGLAMAWGVMGVWFNYRKLAQRKLKVLLLLLVPSLAGVAIGVLRAMLEGNSSIGVALERGARVGGWAALTAGLVYMVPMTIVAIWRNRQYEALALQLQQDAERDRLARELSESQLRLLRAQIEPHFLFNTLGAVQQLAEQGAHGAAQAAALTANLIAFLRASLAEMRADHVPLQTEFDVVQAYLQVMQVRMGARLSFRLDLPPGLAQIQVPSMILLTLVENAIKHGIEPSLRGGEIVVSAVLDADGAMRLRVQDTGVGLSPGAASAPGGGLGLENVRRRLQLATAAASLDVQNGEEEGVLAEIVLPMNTKEPAA
- a CDS encoding serine hydrolase yields the protein MLKKMFAAVLMTLSTAAIAVPFGSQSILVVEDGTGKVLLEKNSNVVVPIASLTKLMTAMVVLDSKANMQEEISIDREDVDTLKHSTSRVPVGATLSRHDVLQLALMSSDNRAAASLARTFPGGPTAFAVAVNAKIKALGMRQTVIEEPTGLSPNNQSTAADLVKMAVAASRYPEISRITTDSKDVIQIKGRDVEYHNTNRLVGAKGWDIGLSKTGYTNEAGRCLIMRIKSAGKFATMILLNARANSVRAMDAVNIRRMLAAENGIEEPKVMRASVSRHKKAPAKPSKRRRAK
- a CDS encoding DMT family transporter, translating into MSSSAIPSAALPSVQSPLVYLKLIFVALFWGGTFIAGRVLAQQMPPMTAASGRFGVAVLLLVVLAWKLEGGLPRLDRKQLMTTAALGLTGIFLYNLCFLAALSRMPAGRTALFVALNPIVTALASAMLFRERLGSFKWLGIMLAFCGTAIVITRGDLAGVLHGKGGGIGMGEVFMFCGISSWAAYTLIGRVALKGLSPIAATTYAAMWGLAFLLVGAVVEFPTVPWHSFGWQVWAAIGYLGVFGTVIGFVWYYEGVKALGPSRTAVFNNLVPVFGIVLAAALLGEPVLVSMLVGGAVTIAGVVMTNRQAK